A stretch of Candidatus Sphingomonas phytovorans DNA encodes these proteins:
- a CDS encoding type II toxin-antitoxin system prevent-host-death family antitoxin — MRISVTEAKAQLTELVRRAEAGDEIVLTRHGHPAVRLVPVNPLPDRKARRILLEAMRASGAAKKISGPIAARSQDFLYGDDGLPE, encoded by the coding sequence GTGCGTATATCGGTGACTGAGGCAAAAGCGCAACTGACCGAGCTGGTACGCCGTGCCGAAGCTGGCGATGAGATTGTGCTCACCCGCCACGGTCACCCGGCCGTCCGTCTGGTACCGGTGAATCCGTTGCCGGACCGCAAGGCACGCCGGATCCTGCTCGAAGCGATGCGGGCATCCGGGGCAGCGAAGAAAATTTCGGGGCCCATAGCCGCGCGAAGCCAGGATTTCCTCTATGGTGATGACGGCCTGCCCGAATGA
- a CDS encoding type II toxin-antitoxin system VapC family toxin — MIAVDTSALMAILLDEPQANACIAVLEDEGDLVISAGTVAEALIVAARRNVGEELTGLIEGLGFDIVPVTPASARRIADAYARWGKGVHPAGLNFGDCFAYETAREHECRLLYVGNDFARTDIESALADAT, encoded by the coding sequence ATGATCGCGGTCGATACGTCGGCCCTGATGGCAATTCTGCTTGATGAGCCCCAGGCAAATGCCTGCATCGCAGTGCTCGAAGATGAAGGCGACCTTGTCATCTCCGCCGGAACAGTGGCGGAAGCGCTGATCGTCGCGGCACGGCGCAACGTCGGCGAAGAGCTGACCGGGCTTATCGAAGGCCTCGGCTTCGACATCGTGCCGGTGACACCGGCGTCGGCGCGGCGGATCGCGGACGCTTATGCACGATGGGGCAAGGGGGTACACCCGGCCGGCCTCAACTTCGGCGATTGCTTCGCTTATGAAACGGCGCGCGAGCATGAGTGCCGCCTGCTCTATGTCGGCAACGACTTCGCAAGGACCGATATCGAAAGCGCCCTCGCTGACGCGACGTGA
- a CDS encoding FKBP-type peptidyl-prolyl cis-trans isomerase, which translates to MMLTYAPAALAQDTPDATNSQDPGWHNRQMLYLLGLKATDGWHYTSSGLRYRRIKAGPAGAPHPTRTDVVTIHYTGRLIDGTEFDSSVGRGAPATFPLPRLIRGWQEGVPLMAVGDTFEFAIPADLAYGTEATGPIPGGATLLFTIELFGTAPAGG; encoded by the coding sequence ATGATGCTAACATACGCCCCGGCGGCACTGGCGCAGGACACGCCCGACGCGACCAACAGCCAGGACCCGGGCTGGCATAACCGTCAGATGCTCTATCTGCTCGGCCTCAAGGCGACCGACGGATGGCACTATACCAGCAGCGGCCTGCGCTATCGGCGGATCAAGGCCGGGCCGGCGGGCGCACCGCATCCCACGCGGACCGACGTGGTGACGATCCACTATACCGGCCGGCTGATCGACGGCACCGAGTTCGACAGTTCGGTCGGCCGCGGCGCGCCCGCGACCTTCCCCCTGCCCCGGCTGATCCGCGGCTGGCAGGAAGGCGTTCCGCTGATGGCCGTCGGCGATACCTTCGAATTCGCGATCCCGGCCGACCTGGCCTATGGCACCGAGGCGACCGGGCCGATCCCTGGCGGCGCCACCCTGTTGTTCACGATCGAGCTGTTCGGCACGGCGCCGGCCGGGGGATGA